From a region of the Streptomyces sp. NBC_00193 genome:
- a CDS encoding endonuclease/exonuclease/phosphatase family protein, translating to MDLTELPNSRTEADGSAVIRVLSYNVRSLRDDEDALARVIRACAPDLVCVQEAPRFFRWRKHAARLASKCDLVVLSGGATAAGPLLLCSLRAFVERTEDILLPLTPGRHRRGFATAVVRLGGVRVGVLSTHLSLDGPERLAQSELLLERLAGMDVPYAIAAGDINEGPSGPAFRRLAGALQDCRAVAPWGGEHTWVRSAPPRRIDAVFASAGVQVLACGVPSTLPGVTPEDLTRATDHLPVLATLRLPAPS from the coding sequence ATGGACCTCACCGAGCTGCCGAACTCCCGCACCGAAGCCGATGGTTCCGCCGTGATCCGGGTGCTCTCCTACAACGTCCGCTCGCTGCGCGACGACGAGGACGCACTGGCCAGGGTGATCCGCGCGTGCGCGCCCGACCTGGTGTGCGTCCAGGAGGCGCCGAGGTTCTTCCGGTGGCGCAAGCACGCGGCGCGGCTCGCCTCGAAGTGCGACCTGGTGGTCCTGTCGGGCGGCGCCACGGCGGCGGGGCCGCTGCTCCTGTGTTCCCTACGGGCCTTCGTGGAGCGGACCGAGGACATACTGCTGCCGTTGACGCCGGGCCGCCACCGGCGGGGTTTCGCCACGGCCGTCGTACGGCTGGGCGGGGTCCGGGTGGGGGTGCTGAGCACGCACCTGTCGCTGGACGGGCCCGAGCGGCTGGCCCAGTCGGAGCTGCTGCTGGAGCGGCTCGCGGGGATGGACGTGCCGTACGCGATCGCGGCGGGGGACATCAACGAGGGCCCGTCCGGGCCCGCCTTCCGCCGGCTGGCGGGGGCCCTGCAGGACTGCCGGGCGGTGGCGCCGTGGGGTGGGGAGCACACGTGGGTGCGGTCGGCGCCGCCGCGGCGGATCGATGCCGTCTTCGCCAGCGCGGGGGTGCAGGTCCTCGCCTGCGGCGTCCCCTCCACCCTGCCCGGAGTCACCCCGGAGGACCTCACCCGAGCCACGGACCACCTCCCGGTCCTGGCCACCCTCCGACTGCCCGCGCCTTCCTAA
- a CDS encoding MacS family sensor histidine kinase, giving the protein MTKRERVVRMSVEQPLWRALTAYRLLTMVYAALLFASAYKEFDRPWIAASYLAFLAGWTLVTLPKVANAASCTKRFLGADLTVACVGILLTPLADSHDRVTGGGPTLPSIWTAGAVLAFALKGGWRWACFASSFVAAANLVQRGEPTRDTLHNVLLVWVASIAIGYVVEVARASEATLARALEIEAATRERERLARDIHDGVLQVLAMVQRRGTELGGEAAELGRMAGEQEVALRTLVSSGLTRPSRISRDEAHGAIVASVEVEEPGEDEGELDLRALLAPYAGSRVSFAEPGTPVPLPVPAARELAAAVGAALDNVRKHAGEGASAWILVEDWGDEVIVTVRDDGPGIPAGRLDQAEGEGRMGVALSIRGRLRDLGGSAELVSVPGQGTEVELKVPRGSNQ; this is encoded by the coding sequence ATGACGAAGCGCGAGCGCGTCGTACGCATGTCGGTCGAGCAGCCGCTGTGGCGTGCCCTGACGGCCTACCGGCTGCTCACCATGGTCTACGCGGCCCTGCTGTTCGCCTCCGCCTACAAGGAGTTCGACCGCCCCTGGATCGCGGCCTCCTACCTCGCCTTCCTGGCGGGCTGGACCCTGGTCACGCTTCCCAAGGTGGCCAACGCCGCCAGCTGCACCAAGCGGTTCCTGGGCGCCGACCTCACCGTCGCCTGCGTCGGGATCCTGCTCACCCCGCTCGCCGACAGCCACGACCGCGTCACGGGCGGCGGCCCCACGCTGCCCTCCATATGGACCGCGGGCGCGGTCCTCGCCTTCGCCCTCAAGGGCGGCTGGCGCTGGGCCTGTTTCGCCTCCAGCTTCGTCGCCGCCGCGAACCTCGTGCAGCGAGGCGAGCCCACCCGGGACACCCTGCACAACGTGCTCCTGGTCTGGGTGGCCTCCATCGCCATCGGCTACGTCGTCGAGGTGGCCCGCGCCAGTGAGGCCACGCTCGCCCGAGCCCTGGAGATCGAGGCCGCCACCCGGGAGCGCGAACGCCTCGCCCGCGACATCCACGACGGGGTCCTCCAGGTCCTCGCCATGGTCCAGCGGCGCGGCACCGAACTGGGCGGGGAGGCCGCCGAGCTGGGACGGATGGCGGGGGAGCAGGAGGTCGCGCTGCGCACCCTGGTCTCCAGCGGACTGACGCGCCCCTCGCGGATCTCCCGCGACGAGGCGCACGGCGCGATCGTGGCCTCGGTCGAGGTGGAGGAACCCGGCGAGGACGAGGGCGAGCTCGATCTGCGGGCCCTCCTCGCCCCGTACGCGGGCTCGCGGGTGAGCTTCGCGGAACCGGGCACCCCGGTGCCGCTGCCGGTGCCCGCCGCCAGGGAGCTGGCCGCGGCGGTCGGGGCCGCCCTCGACAACGTGCGCAAGCACGCGGGCGAGGGGGCCAGTGCCTGGATCCTGGTCGAGGACTGGGGCGACGAGGTGATCGTGACCGTCCGGGACGACGGTCCGGGCATCCCGGCCGGCCGGCTCGACCAGGCCGAGGGCGAGGGCCGGATGGGAGTGGCCCTGTCCATCCGGGGCCGGCTCCGGGACCTCGGCGGCAGCGCCGAGCTGGTGTCCGTCCCGGGGCAGGGCACCGAAGTGGAACTGAAAGTACCGAGGGGGAGCAACCAGTGA
- a CDS encoding ROK family glucokinase: MGLTIGVDIGGTKIAAGVVDEDGTILETYKVPTPPTPDGVTDAICAAVSEVSASHTIDAVGIGAAGYVDDKRATVLFAPNINWRHEPLKDKVEQRIGLPVVVENDANCAAWGEYRFGAGQGHEDVICITLGTGLGGGIIIGNKLRRGRFGVAAEFGHIRVVPDGLLCGCGSQGCWEQYASGRALVRYAKQRANATPENAKALLALGDGTPDGIEGKHISEAARAGDLVAIDSFRELARWAGAGLADLASLFDPSAFIVGGGVSDEGDLVLDPIRKSFKRWLIGGAWRPHAQVLAAQLGGKAGLVGAADLARQG; the protein is encoded by the coding sequence ATGGGACTCACCATCGGCGTCGACATCGGCGGCACGAAGATCGCGGCCGGCGTGGTCGACGAAGACGGCACCATCCTTGAGACGTACAAGGTGCCCACGCCGCCGACCCCGGACGGAGTGACGGACGCGATCTGCGCCGCCGTCTCCGAGGTCAGCGCCAGCCACACCATCGACGCGGTCGGCATCGGCGCCGCCGGATACGTCGACGACAAGCGTGCGACGGTGCTCTTCGCGCCGAACATCAACTGGCGGCACGAGCCGCTCAAGGACAAGGTCGAGCAGCGCATCGGCCTGCCCGTGGTCGTCGAGAACGACGCCAACTGCGCCGCCTGGGGCGAGTACCGCTTCGGCGCCGGCCAGGGCCACGAGGACGTCATCTGCATCACGCTCGGCACGGGCCTGGGCGGCGGCATCATCATCGGCAACAAGCTCCGGCGCGGACGCTTCGGCGTGGCCGCCGAGTTCGGCCACATCCGCGTCGTCCCCGACGGCCTGCTGTGCGGCTGCGGCAGCCAGGGCTGCTGGGAGCAGTACGCCTCCGGGCGCGCGCTCGTCCGCTACGCGAAGCAGCGCGCCAACGCCACCCCCGAGAACGCGAAGGCCCTCCTCGCGCTCGGCGACGGCACCCCCGACGGCATCGAGGGCAAGCACATCAGCGAGGCGGCCCGCGCCGGCGACCTGGTGGCCATCGACTCCTTCCGCGAGCTGGCCCGCTGGGCAGGCGCCGGCCTCGCGGACCTGGCCTCGCTCTTCGACCCCTCGGCGTTCATCGTCGGCGGCGGCGTCTCGGACGAGGGAGACCTGGTCCTCGACCCGATCCGCAAGTCCTTCAAGCGCTGGCTGATCGGCGGCGCGTGGCGTCCGCACGCGCAGGTGCTCGCCGCCCAGCTGGGCGGCAAGGCCGGTCTGGTCGGAGCGGCGGACCTGGCCCGCCAGGGCTGA
- a CDS encoding 1-acyl-sn-glycerol-3-phosphate acyltransferase: protein MKFSIGGSLKLAFRPWVEGLENIPAEGPAILASNHLSFSDSFFLPAVLDRKVTFIAKAEYFTSPGVKGKLTAAFFKGVGQLPVDRSGARGAGEAAIKSGIDVIERGELFGIYPEGTRSPDGRLYRGKPGGLARVALATGAPVIPVAMIDTEKIQPPGKVVPKLMRPGIRIGKPLDFSRYHGMDGDRFILRSVTDEVMYEIMKLSGQEYVDIYATAAKRQIADAEKAAAKSEKAEKAEQAEKAESTEKAGTAVADTDK, encoded by the coding sequence ATGAAGTTCTCGATCGGCGGTTCCCTGAAGCTCGCCTTCAGGCCGTGGGTGGAGGGCCTCGAGAACATTCCCGCAGAGGGGCCGGCGATCCTCGCGAGCAACCACCTGTCCTTCTCCGACTCCTTCTTCCTCCCGGCCGTGCTGGACCGGAAGGTGACCTTCATCGCGAAGGCGGAGTACTTCACCTCCCCGGGCGTCAAGGGCAAGCTGACGGCCGCCTTCTTCAAGGGCGTCGGCCAGCTCCCGGTGGACCGCTCGGGTGCGCGCGGGGCCGGCGAGGCCGCCATCAAGAGCGGCATCGACGTCATCGAGCGCGGAGAGCTGTTCGGTATTTACCCCGAGGGGACGCGTTCACCCGACGGCCGGCTGTACCGCGGAAAGCCCGGCGGTCTGGCCCGGGTGGCGCTGGCCACCGGCGCGCCCGTGATCCCCGTCGCGATGATCGACACGGAGAAGATCCAGCCGCCCGGCAAGGTGGTGCCCAAGCTGATGCGCCCGGGCATCCGGATCGGCAAGCCGCTGGACTTCAGCCGCTACCACGGCATGGACGGGGACCGCTTCATCCTCCGCTCGGTGACCGACGAGGTCATGTACGAGATCATGAAGCTCTCCGGCCAGGAGTACGTCGACATCTACGCGACGGCCGCCAAGCGGCAGATCGCCGACGCGGAGAAGGCCGCCGCGAAGAGCGAGAAGGCCGAGAAGGCGGAGCAGGCCGAGAAGGCCGAGAGCACCGAGAAGGCCGGAACGGCCGTCGCGGACACCGACAAGTAG
- a CDS encoding response regulator transcription factor, producing MVVDDHPMWRDAVARDLAAAGFDLVATAGDGPEAVRRARAAAPHVLVLDLNLPGMPGVQVCKELVGANPALRVLVLSASGEHADVLEAVKSGATGYLLKSAGAQELIDAVRRTAAGDPVFTPGLAGLVLGEYRRLATDPAPAASDEPKAPQLTDRETEVLRLVAKGLSYKQIAERLVISHRTVQNHVQNTLGKLQLHNRVELVRYAIERGLDDA from the coding sequence ATGGTCGTGGACGACCATCCGATGTGGCGGGACGCGGTCGCCCGCGACCTGGCCGCCGCCGGTTTCGACCTGGTGGCCACCGCGGGCGACGGACCCGAGGCAGTCCGCCGGGCCCGCGCGGCGGCCCCGCACGTCCTGGTCCTCGACCTCAACCTGCCCGGCATGCCCGGGGTCCAGGTCTGCAAGGAACTGGTCGGCGCCAACCCGGCGCTGCGGGTCCTCGTGCTCTCCGCGAGCGGCGAGCACGCCGACGTCCTGGAAGCGGTGAAGTCCGGCGCGACCGGCTACCTGCTGAAGTCCGCGGGCGCCCAGGAGCTCATCGACGCCGTGCGCCGCACGGCGGCCGGCGACCCCGTCTTCACCCCGGGCCTGGCCGGCCTGGTCCTGGGCGAGTACCGGCGCCTCGCCACCGACCCGGCGCCGGCCGCCTCCGACGAGCCGAAGGCCCCGCAACTCACCGACCGGGAGACCGAGGTGCTGCGGCTGGTGGCCAAGGGGCTCTCGTACAAGCAGATCGCGGAACGGCTGGTCATCTCCCACCGCACCGTGCAGAACCACGTGCAGAACACCCTCGGCAAGCTCCAGTTGCACAACCGGGTGGAGCTCGTCCGGTACGCGATCGAGCGGGGTCTCGACGACGCGTGA
- a CDS encoding carboxylesterase: MPVLPGAEPFRHEGGKVGVLLCHGFTGSPQSMRPWADHLASQGLTVSLPLLPGHGTRWQDMQLTGWQDWYAEVDRALRELLDSCDQVFVFGLSMGGALTLRLAAKHGDSISGIVLVNPVNKIHDPLAVALPVVKHFIRSTPGIASDIAKPGADEVGYDRVPTRAAHSLRKFLQMLDTELPQVTQPLLLLHSPQDHVVRPTDSTRILARVSSTDVTETLLEQSYHVATLDHDAEKIFADSYAFVGRLSESLGREGAASGG; encoded by the coding sequence GTGCCCGTCCTCCCTGGAGCCGAGCCGTTCCGCCACGAGGGCGGAAAGGTCGGCGTCCTCCTCTGCCACGGCTTCACCGGTTCCCCCCAGTCGATGCGGCCCTGGGCCGACCATCTGGCCTCGCAGGGACTGACGGTGTCGCTGCCCCTGCTCCCCGGGCACGGGACGCGCTGGCAGGACATGCAGCTCACCGGCTGGCAGGACTGGTACGCCGAGGTGGACCGCGCGCTGCGGGAGCTCCTCGACAGCTGCGATCAGGTGTTCGTCTTCGGGCTGTCGATGGGCGGCGCGCTGACGCTGCGACTGGCGGCGAAGCACGGGGACAGCATCAGCGGGATCGTCCTCGTCAACCCCGTCAACAAGATCCACGACCCGCTGGCCGTGGCCCTGCCGGTGGTCAAGCACTTCATCCGGTCGACCCCGGGCATCGCGAGCGACATCGCCAAGCCGGGCGCGGACGAGGTCGGCTACGACCGGGTCCCGACCCGGGCCGCGCACTCGCTGCGGAAGTTCCTGCAGATGCTGGACACCGAACTGCCGCAGGTCACGCAGCCGCTGCTGCTGCTGCACAGCCCGCAGGACCACGTGGTGCGGCCGACGGACTCGACGCGGATCCTGGCGCGGGTGTCCTCCACGGACGTCACCGAAACGCTGCTGGAACAGAGTTACCACGTCGCGACGTTGGACCATGACGCGGAGAAGATCTTCGCGGACAGCTACGCGTTCGTCGGAAGGCTGTCGGAGAGCTTGGGCAGGGAGGGGGCGGCCAGCGGTGGCTGA
- a CDS encoding DUF5304 domain-containing protein, with product MSEATDRPTDPSSGDDAWAEACAEDLAAERERRRSEQGASAGAGTGTAAEELFKLFEAVADKVSALNNPLFGVAAQGAVRQFVNQAKTAAKPVVERNPEVFDHLAAAGSELLAAYRSAVEGHERRWTRDERTPGWGSGNAGTAGTPESAAGNAKDPRDEGDDGPTERIDLD from the coding sequence ATGAGCGAGGCCACCGACCGTCCCACCGATCCCTCCTCCGGGGACGACGCCTGGGCCGAGGCCTGCGCCGAGGACCTCGCCGCCGAGCGGGAGCGCCGCAGGTCCGAGCAGGGCGCCTCCGCGGGCGCCGGCACCGGGACCGCCGCCGAGGAGCTGTTCAAGCTCTTCGAGGCCGTCGCCGACAAGGTCTCCGCGCTGAACAACCCGCTGTTCGGCGTCGCCGCGCAGGGGGCCGTACGGCAGTTCGTCAACCAGGCGAAGACCGCCGCCAAACCCGTGGTCGAGCGCAATCCCGAGGTATTCGACCACCTCGCGGCGGCGGGCTCGGAGCTGCTCGCCGCCTACCGCTCCGCCGTCGAGGGCCACGAGCGCCGCTGGACGCGCGACGAGCGGACCCCGGGCTGGGGCAGCGGGAACGCCGGGACGGCCGGGACGCCCGAAAGCGCCGCCGGGAACGCGAAGGACCCCCGTGACGAGGGCGACGACGGCCCGACCGAGCGGATCGATCTCGACTGA
- a CDS encoding 2-hydroxyacid dehydrogenase, which translates to MEILAFGVTADEKPLIEKAFAGQHEVRCLDVFLSEDTAPIAAGYEIVSSSVNADLSGRVLRTLAAGGTKMIAQRSTGFNNIDLDVARQLGLTVGRVSYYSPYSVAEFAWTLAMAVNRRIVRASNRTRDFDFRLNGLMGRDMRGRTVGVLGTGKIGEAFTRIAHGFGMNLLGWDVAQNPACVELGMKYVDKDELFASSDLISLHVPLLESTHHIIGAQALKLMKDDAILVNSSRGGLIDTDALVTELRSGRFTGVGLDVYEAEAGLFFLDKSLVVVEDDTLARLITFPNVVVTSHQAYYTLDAVSQIIDTTVANVADYLAGRRSENTLSPAEPS; encoded by the coding sequence GTGGAAATCCTGGCATTCGGGGTGACGGCGGACGAGAAGCCGCTCATCGAGAAGGCATTCGCGGGGCAGCACGAGGTGCGCTGCCTGGACGTCTTCCTCAGCGAGGACACCGCCCCCATCGCCGCCGGGTACGAGATCGTGTCGTCGAGCGTCAACGCGGACCTGAGCGGGCGGGTGCTGCGCACCCTGGCCGCCGGCGGGACGAAGATGATCGCCCAGCGCTCCACCGGCTTCAACAACATCGACCTGGACGTCGCGCGGCAGCTCGGCCTGACGGTCGGCCGGGTCTCGTACTACTCCCCGTACTCGGTGGCCGAGTTCGCGTGGACCCTGGCCATGGCGGTGAACCGGCGGATCGTCCGGGCCTCGAACCGCACGCGGGACTTCGACTTCCGGCTCAACGGCCTGATGGGCCGCGACATGCGCGGCCGCACGGTCGGGGTGCTCGGCACCGGCAAGATCGGGGAGGCGTTCACCCGGATCGCCCACGGCTTCGGCATGAACCTGCTGGGCTGGGACGTGGCGCAGAACCCGGCGTGCGTGGAGCTGGGCATGAAGTACGTGGACAAGGACGAGCTGTTCGCGTCCTCGGACCTGATCAGCCTGCACGTTCCGCTGCTGGAGTCCACGCACCACATCATCGGCGCCCAGGCACTCAAGCTGATGAAGGACGACGCGATCCTGGTGAACTCCAGCCGCGGCGGGCTCATCGACACGGACGCGCTGGTCACGGAGCTGCGTTCGGGGCGCTTCACGGGGGTCGGCCTGGACGTGTACGAGGCGGAGGCCGGACTCTTCTTCCTGGACAAGTCCCTGGTGGTCGTCGAGGACGACACCCTGGCGCGGCTGATCACCTTCCCGAACGTGGTCGTCACCTCCCACCAGGCGTACTACACCCTCGACGCGGTGAGCCAGATCATCGACACCACGGTCGCCAACGTCGCGGACTACCTGGCGGGCCGCCGCTCGGAGAACACCCTGAGTCCCGCCGAGCCTTCCTGA
- a CDS encoding 6-phosphofructokinase, whose protein sequence is MKVGVLTGGGDCPGLNAVIRSVVRKGVQEYAYEFVGFKDGWRGAVEGRTVPLDIPAVRGILPRGGTILGSSRTNPFKLDDGVRQIKENLAKYEVDALVAIGGEDTLGVAAKLYEEYGIPCVGVPKTIDNDLSATDYTFGFDTAVGIATEAIDRLHTTAESHMRVLVVEVMGRHAGWIALHSGLAGGANVILIPEQRFDVDQVCEWVTSRFKASYAPIVCVAEGAMPKDGDMVLKDATKDSFGHVRLSGVGEWLAKEIEARTGKEARTTVLGHIQRGGTPSAFDRWLATRFGLHAIDAVRDGDFGKMVALKGTDIVRVPIAEATAKLKTVDPALYKEAGVFFG, encoded by the coding sequence ATGAAGGTCGGAGTGCTGACGGGCGGCGGCGACTGCCCCGGGCTCAACGCAGTGATCCGCAGCGTCGTGCGCAAGGGCGTGCAGGAGTACGCGTACGAGTTCGTCGGGTTCAAGGACGGCTGGCGGGGTGCGGTCGAAGGTCGCACCGTTCCGCTCGACATCCCCGCCGTCCGCGGGATCCTGCCGCGCGGCGGGACCATCCTCGGCTCCTCGCGCACCAACCCGTTCAAGCTGGACGACGGCGTCCGCCAGATCAAGGAGAACCTCGCCAAGTACGAGGTCGACGCCCTCGTCGCGATCGGCGGCGAGGACACCTTGGGCGTGGCCGCGAAGCTCTACGAGGAGTACGGCATCCCCTGCGTCGGGGTCCCGAAGACCATCGACAACGATCTGTCGGCCACCGACTACACCTTCGGCTTCGACACCGCCGTCGGCATCGCCACCGAGGCCATCGACCGGCTGCACACCACCGCCGAATCGCACATGCGGGTGCTCGTCGTCGAGGTGATGGGCCGGCACGCCGGCTGGATCGCCCTGCACTCGGGACTCGCGGGCGGCGCCAACGTCATCCTCATTCCGGAGCAGCGCTTCGACGTGGACCAGGTGTGCGAGTGGGTGACCTCCCGCTTCAAGGCGAGCTACGCGCCGATCGTGTGCGTCGCCGAGGGTGCGATGCCCAAGGACGGCGACATGGTGCTGAAGGATGCGACGAAGGATTCCTTCGGGCACGTCCGGCTGTCCGGCGTGGGTGAATGGCTGGCCAAGGAGATCGAGGCGCGGACCGGCAAGGAGGCCCGTACGACCGTACTCGGACACATCCAGCGGGGCGGCACCCCGAGCGCGTTCGACCGGTGGCTGGCCACCCGCTTCGGGCTGCACGCGATCGACGCGGTGCGCGACGGGGACTTCGGGAAGATGGTCGCGCTGAAGGGCACGGACATCGTGCGGGTGCCGATCGCCGAGGCCACGGCGAAGCTGAAGACGGTGGACCCGGCGCTGTACAAGGAGGCCGGAGTGTTCTTCGGCTGA